One region of Flavobacterium sp. KACC 22763 genomic DNA includes:
- a CDS encoding alginate export family protein, producing the protein MKKLKLILILIVGLSFEIQAQELDVNLQIRPRFEYRNGFKQPLQYGQEGTSQISQRSRLGINYKQEDLIVKLSLQNTRTWGDVPTTTTSDKNGVAVFEAWAQYNFTEKWSARMGRQVLSYDNQRILGGLDWAQQGQSHDALIVSFHNETQKLDFGGAYNSDAENLVQTAYTVPNMYKTMQYAWYHNQFNENLGASFLALNTGYEYTRSPNTPESKILVDYKQTFGPYVTYKKGKLDTSFWVYGQTGKSNDHQVSAWNAAANLGYNITEAFKLDLGYEFLSGKSSNDGSTVIKSFNPLFGTNHGFNGYMDYFYVGNYTNSYGLQDAFIKLNYNVNKWQFALIPHVFLTAADVVNVPLNEKMDSYLGTEIDATFGYNFKKNITVTGGYSQMFGSKTMEFVKGGDTSHTNNWAWLMISVDPKIFSWKK; encoded by the coding sequence ATGAAAAAACTTAAACTAATTTTAATACTTATCGTAGGATTAAGTTTTGAAATACAAGCCCAAGAATTAGATGTAAATCTTCAAATCAGACCACGATTTGAATATAGAAATGGATTCAAACAACCGTTGCAATACGGCCAAGAAGGAACATCGCAAATTTCACAACGCTCTCGTTTAGGCATTAATTACAAACAAGAGGATTTAATCGTAAAACTGAGTTTACAAAATACCAGAACTTGGGGAGATGTACCAACGACAACTACTTCCGATAAAAATGGAGTAGCAGTTTTTGAAGCTTGGGCACAATATAATTTTACTGAAAAATGGAGCGCCAGAATGGGACGTCAAGTGCTTTCTTACGATAATCAGCGTATCCTTGGAGGATTGGATTGGGCACAGCAAGGACAAAGCCATGACGCGTTAATAGTTTCTTTTCATAATGAAACTCAAAAATTAGATTTTGGAGGTGCATACAATTCAGATGCTGAAAATCTTGTTCAAACAGCTTATACTGTACCTAATATGTACAAAACCATGCAATATGCTTGGTACCACAATCAATTCAACGAAAATTTAGGCGCAAGCTTTTTAGCATTGAATACAGGATACGAATATACTCGTAGTCCAAATACTCCAGAGAGTAAAATTCTAGTAGATTATAAGCAAACTTTTGGACCTTATGTTACTTATAAAAAAGGCAAACTAGACACCAGTTTCTGGGTATATGGACAAACTGGAAAAAGCAACGATCATCAAGTGAGCGCTTGGAATGCTGCTGCCAATTTAGGGTATAACATAACAGAAGCTTTTAAACTAGATTTAGGTTACGAATTTTTATCTGGAAAATCTTCAAATGATGGAAGCACGGTAATAAAATCTTTTAATCCCCTTTTTGGAACCAACCACGGATTTAACGGTTATATGGATTATTTTTATGTTGGAAATTACACCAATAGCTATGGTTTACAAGATGCCTTTATCAAACTAAACTATAATGTAAACAAATGGCAATTTGCTTTAATTCCACATGTATTTTTAACAGCTGCTGATGTAGTAAATGTTCCGCTTAACGAAAAAATGGATTCTTACTTAGGAACAGAGATTGACGCCACTTTTGGATATAATTTCAAGAAAAACATAACCGTAACTGGAGGTTACTCTCAGATGTTTGGATCTAAAACAATGGAATTTGTAAAAGGTGGAGATACAAGCCATACTAATAATTGGGCGTGGTTAATGATATCTGTTGATCCGAAAATTTTCAGTTGGA